Within Malus domestica chromosome 04, GDT2T_hap1, the genomic segment TTCTCGGTCTTCGCCATCGACCCTCTTCTTCCCTCACTTCGTCTTCGCTTTCCCACTTCTTTGGGAATGTTCGTATCAGCTCCCACTCCTCAAGGCTCTCGAATTTGCGCCAGCAGAGCCGAAGAAACCTCTCTGTTTTTGCCATGGCCGCAGAGGGTAGTTTTCTCCTCCTGTTCTTTGTGCTCCTATTGTTTATCCGCCGCTTCCTTGCTGAATTATTGCTCTCTGAATTGTTGTGTGGATTCCCAAATTGTTCAATTTTTGGTTATTCAGTGAGATCTATGTGCATTTTGGTTCAGCCCTTATTTGAAATGAATCGATTTTaatatttataacaaaaaataattgatttttctaattgggatgattgtgcctctttttttatttaggaCTTTGATGTTCAAAGTTATTCTGGATAAGAAATCGATTTTTGCAGTCAATAGTTATCGTATACGGGTACTTGGGATCGAGTAGAGCATATAAACTTCACTAAACATTCACTGTGAATTTGCAACCACAGCAGAAGTAGCTTAGCTTTCTGTGTTCTTAATATACTCAACTTAATTCTGGTTTATTGGAATAAGGTAATCGAATGTTCTGTGGTATCGATGTCGTTGTCTAGAACACTTGTATTGATACGAATTCTATCTTTTGGCATGTTGATAAGTGATGTTGTTCTCGACAGTTCAAGGAGATAGCCTCTCCACGGCCATGTAGCTACTTTGTTGCCGGATGAAAACACAATGCTTCTTTGTCTTTCGAATGAAATCATATATAACTGAACGGTGCTCCATTTTAATGTATTTCTTCGGGGTTTCTTTAACTGGATATATAATTAAACCTAGAAACTCTTTATACTTGTTTCAGTTTACTAATAATATTGGTAGTAGTGTTTGTTTATCAGCTGATATAGCAGATATGTATTTATTCTATTTGTTTATTCATTGTGCCAGATGGAAAGCGTGCAGTAGCTTTAGAAGATTATCGCAACATAGGAATTATGGCTCACATAGATGCAGGGAAGACGACTACAACTGAAAGAATCTTGTTTTATACTGGAAGAAACTATAAAATAGGGGAGGTACATGAAGGAACAGCAACTATGGACTGGATGGAGCAGGAACAAGAAAGAGGCATTACCATAACTTCTGCTGCAACTACAACATTTTGGGACAATCACAGGATTAACATCATCGACACTCCTGGCCACGTTGACTTCACCCTTGAAGTGGAGCGGGCTCTAAGGGTGCTTGATGGTGCTATATGCTTGTTTGATAGTGTTGCTGGTGTGGAACCTCAATCTGAAACTGTGTGGAGGCAAGCTGATAGATATGGAGTGCCCAGGATTTGCTTTGTCAATAAAATGGATCGTCTTGGAGCAAACTTCTTCCGAACAAGAGACATGATAGTGACAAATTTGGGTGCCAAACCACTTGTACTTCAAATTCCAGTTGGTGCAGAAGATAATTTTAAAGGAGTTATTGATCTTGTGAAGATGAGAGCTATACTTTGGTCTGGAGAAGAGTTGGGTGCTAAATTTGTTTACGAGGAGATTCCATCTCATCTTCTGGAGCTGGCTCAAGAATACAGGGCTGAGATGATAGAAACCATAGTTGAGTTGGATGATCAAGCAATGGAGGGCTATCTAGAAGGAGTTGAACCTGATGAGGAAACCATTAAGAAATTAATTAGGAAGGGAACCATCGCAATTAGTTTTGTGCCAGTATTATGTGGTTCGGCTTTTAAAAATAAGGGGGTTCAACCATTGCTTGATGCAGTTGTGGATTATTTGCCTTCACCACTTGATGTGCCACCAATGAAGGGGACTGATGCAGACAACCCTGAAATCACGATTGAAAGGGCTGCAAGTGATGAGGAACCATTTGCTGGGCTAGCATTCAAGATCATGAGTGATCCATTTGTGGGATCCCTTACATTTGTGAGAATCTATGCAGGAAAGCTAACGGCTGGATCCTATGTTTTAAATGCAAACAAGGGAAAGAAGGAGAGGATTGGTAGACTTCTAGAAATGCATGCAAACAGTAGGGAGGATGTAAAGGTAGCTTTAGCTGGTGATATCGTTGCACTTGCAGGCCTGAAGGATACCATTACCGGTGAAACATTGAGTGACCCCGATCATCCTATAGTGCTTGAACGAATGGACTTCCCTGATCCTGTAATTAAGGTTGCCATTGAACCCAAAACTAAAGCTGATGTTGATAAGATGGGAGCTGGTTTGGTTAAGCTTGCTCAAGAAGACCCTTCTTTCCACTTCTCTCGGGATGAAGAGATCAACCAGACAGTGATTGAAGGAATGGGAGAATTGCATCTTGAGATTATTGTTGATCGGCTCAAGAGAGAATTCAAGGTCTGTGTACTACTCCATGTTTCTCATTGTCCATATTACTTATGATCCTTGCCTTCACCATAAAAGATTCGGagtgttttttctttgtttgtgcGTTTTTTTGTATTGCCATAGTGTCATCTTCTGGATTATTAATCTCACCCATGTTTGTGCTTGTATCTTATGTACAAATATACACGTATATGCATATAaaaggactgtgcacctacctaTGAACTTAACCATTTGAAATGTGTTAATTGTTATTCCTTTGAGAATTTTCAAAGAATTGAATGCTCCGGATATGTAGTTGATTTGGATTTTCATAGCTGGGATTGCTTGATCTGTGCAGGTTGAAGCAAATGTTGGTGCACCCCAGGTAAACTACCGGGAAAGCATTTCGAGAACCTCCGAAGTGAGGTATGTGCACAAGAAACAATCAGGTGGACAAGGTCAATTTGCAGATGTCACCGTACGGTTTGAACCAATGGAGGCTGGCGGTGGATATGAGTTTAAGAGTGAAATCAAGGGAGGTGCAGTGCCAAGAGAATACATTCCTGGGGTCATGAAAGGATTAGAGGAGTGTATGAGCAACGGTGTGCTCGCAGGCTTTCCTGTTGTTGATGTACGCGCTGTACTAGTTGATGGTTCTTACCATGATGTCGACTCAAGTGTGTTAGCATTTCAATTGGCAGCAAGAGGAGCTTTCCGGGAGGGGATAAAGAAAGCTGCCCCGAAAATGCTTGAACCAATAATGAAAGTTGAAGTTGTTACACCAGAAGAACATCTCGGAGATGTGATTGGTGATCTTAACTCGAGGAGAGGACAGATCAACAGCTTCAATGACAAACCTGGTGGTCTCAAGGTACGTCTAAGGATTTATAACGTAACCGATACTTATGATTGCAGCTAGCAAGCGTGTGTTGTTAATTACATTCGAATCTTGACAAAGTATTATACAGTGGTAATCATGTTTCGGTTACTAATAGAGCGTTTCGGTATTAATCCAGGTGGTGGATTCACTGGTTCCTCTTGCGGAGATGTTTCAGTACGTGAGTACGCTGAGGGGCATGACGAAAGGTCGTGCATCGTATACAATGCAGTTAGCTAAGTTTGACGTTGTTCCTCAGCACATTCAGAACCAGCTTGCTGCCAAGGAGGAAGAAGTTGCTGCTTGATTTTGTTTCCATGTATGGTCAGATCAGAGGGACCTTATAATTTAAATCCCAACTCATTATTTGagaaaaaccctttttttttttttttttttattgactcTGCATCAAAAAATATTGAAGTATTGAtatttccttttaaaaaaagaaaaaaaaaagggacaccGCATGTAAGCTCAACAAAACCACGAGTCCTGCCTTGCTCTTGTATTCCTACCACTTTTATTGCACACAGAATCAAAATGCATAATTAAATTCCGATTATAGGATACTTTAATGTTTATTAAAAATATTGGAAATCAAAATGTTAAAATTGCCCTTCACATTTACCGCATACCAGCAAATGCTGCCAAGTTTAATGTGAAGTTCaacaataataattaaataaaactaaatcatTAAATTTCAGTTAATACTTGTTGAAGGGCGGAAtttaactttattttttatcaattagtatataaattttaaacaaAGCATTAgtatataaataatttatttcaaCTAAGAGCATTTTAGTAATTATATTGATTTCCATTTCGATAAAATTTAAGATTAAGTACCTAAAACTCTCGAACCTTTTAGTGTTATTTCAAATTGGTCTCAAcctttttaaacattccaaacaaGTACCAAATCTATTGAAAATGTCGCATCTCTTAAGCCTCAATTAactttatgttaaattaattaagGTTAACTTTGTCTCCAACACCAATAGAAAGTCATACAAGCATGGCTTTCACCAAGTAACAGTCACTATCATCCCCCTTCATGCCATCATCTCTAAACTCAACGCATAATCACAAACTCCACCCCTATAACTCAAGCTGCTAACATCGAGAAGGTCATGGAGGTTACTGAAATGATAGGGACTACCATGACACGGCCACTACCATTTTCACCGCTCACAAAGAAGAACTAAAAGCTTTACTAGCCGAAAATCAACGAATGAGGAAACCGCATTAGCATGAACAAGTTCCTTAAAACTCTATCTGAATTCTTAACTCACGTTTTTATTAGGAGATTTTCCAATccccatttttgttttttgttttttgtttttatttttttgtgaatatatttatttatttttattttttcatcatTATGTCATTTTTGAAGTTATCttcattattattttagtatccAAAGTAACCAAGTGAAACCCATTATTGTCACCTGTACATTAATGAAAAAATTAACTCCAAATTAACAAATTTGACATTTTCAATAAGTTGGATACTTATTTGAAATGTAAAAGattaaaatcaatttaaaataacACATAGATTAGAGAGTTTTAAATACTTAATCCTAAaatttatttagtttacaaaatgttTTAATAAACACCTTCAACAAGAACCTTCAACAAGAATTCAATTCTGACCTCTCCATTCTAACTTCTATCAATTCAATTCTTATTTTGATGATGGATTAATAAACGAACCAACATAAACTAAAAGCAAAAGATTTTCTACacaattttgtaaatcaaatccAAATCGTGTAATTTGAGTGGAATAGTAAACTTGACAGGGACATCTTTCGGGAGAGAAGAgggtttttgggggggggggggggggaggttgGCATATGAAAAACATCCACATAAATATCTTAAAAACAATAATCTCAAAAAAATTCCAAAGCGAGGGGGTTCTAATCTAATTACTGGAATGGACCAAAAGAAAGTTACTGGACTGGACATTTTGATTGGAAAGTACAATTTGAACGCCAAACGATTCTTTCTGATTACATGATCAAATCTTTCCCGTTGTTTACCGAAGCTGGACAATTCCCGCACTGACGAGCTTCTGGATCTTGCTCATCACCATTGGGTTCTTCGTGTGTTCCTGAGCAGCCTTGGGATTCTCCTGGA encodes:
- the LOC103433085 gene encoding elongation factor G-2, chloroplastic — translated: MATESVRVYSFSFNGGSQTRPAMSPSPARFLGLRHRPSSSLTSSSLSHFFGNVRISSHSSRLSNLRQQSRRNLSVFAMAAEDGKRAVALEDYRNIGIMAHIDAGKTTTTERILFYTGRNYKIGEVHEGTATMDWMEQEQERGITITSAATTTFWDNHRINIIDTPGHVDFTLEVERALRVLDGAICLFDSVAGVEPQSETVWRQADRYGVPRICFVNKMDRLGANFFRTRDMIVTNLGAKPLVLQIPVGAEDNFKGVIDLVKMRAILWSGEELGAKFVYEEIPSHLLELAQEYRAEMIETIVELDDQAMEGYLEGVEPDEETIKKLIRKGTIAISFVPVLCGSAFKNKGVQPLLDAVVDYLPSPLDVPPMKGTDADNPEITIERAASDEEPFAGLAFKIMSDPFVGSLTFVRIYAGKLTAGSYVLNANKGKKERIGRLLEMHANSREDVKVALAGDIVALAGLKDTITGETLSDPDHPIVLERMDFPDPVIKVAIEPKTKADVDKMGAGLVKLAQEDPSFHFSRDEEINQTVIEGMGELHLEIIVDRLKREFKVEANVGAPQVNYRESISRTSEVRYVHKKQSGGQGQFADVTVRFEPMEAGGGYEFKSEIKGGAVPREYIPGVMKGLEECMSNGVLAGFPVVDVRAVLVDGSYHDVDSSVLAFQLAARGAFREGIKKAAPKMLEPIMKVEVVTPEEHLGDVIGDLNSRRGQINSFNDKPGGLKVVDSLVPLAEMFQYVSTLRGMTKGRASYTMQLAKFDVVPQHIQNQLAAKEEEVAA